One region of Parambassis ranga chromosome 21, fParRan2.1, whole genome shotgun sequence genomic DNA includes:
- the ddx3xa gene encoding DEAD-box helicase 3 X-linked a isoform X12, producing MSHVAVDNPHGLDQQLAALDLNSVDGQGGGTGRRYIPPHLRNKDAPKNDSPGWDGGRSNGFVNGYHDTRTNGGFGGRGAPRNDRGGRGAYRGNRGGGSFNQPLQNAGFGSFENKEAGWGGTPRDAGYNSFGGRTDRTKTAFFNDRGAGSRGRYERGGFAGGGNSRWVEESRDEDWSKPTAPNERLERELFAGSNTGINFEKYDDIPVEATGSNSPPHIESFHDVEMGEIIMGNIALSRYTRPTPVQKHAIPIIKSKRDLMACAQTGSGKTAAFLLPVLSQIYTEGPGDALQAVKNSGQENGRYGRRKQYPISLVLAPTRELALQIYDEARKFAYRSRVRPCVVYGGADIGQQIRELERGCHLLVATPGRLVDMMERGKIGLDYCNYLVLDEADRMLDMGFEPQIRRIVEQDTMPPKGIRQTMMFSATFPKEIQILARDFLEDYIFLAVGRVGSTSENITQKVVWVEENDKRSFLLDLLNATGKDSLTLVFVETKKGADALEDFLYREGYACTSIHGDRSQRDREEALHQFRSGRCPILVATAVAARGLDICNVKHVINFDLPSDIEEYVHRIGRTGRVGNLGLATSFFNDKNSNITKDLLDILVEAKQEVPSWLESLAYEHQHKSSSRGRSKRFSGGFGARDYRQTPGAGNFSSNRPGRNPGGHGGNRGFGGGGFGGNFYSNDGYGGNYSHSGSVDWWGN from the exons ATGAGTCATGTGGCCGTTGATAATCCACACGGTCTAGATCAGCAG cTTGCTGCCCTAGACTTGAACTCTGTTGACGGACAAGGCGGAGGAACTGGCA GACGTTACATTCCACCTCACCTGAGGAACAAAGATGCTCCCAAAAATG ACTCACCTGGATGGGATGGTGGACGCAGCAATGGCTTTGTGAATGGTTACCATGACACCCGCACAAATGGGGGCTTTGGAGGGCGAGGAGCCCCTCGCAATGATAGAGGTGGGCGTGGCGCCTACCGTGGTAACAGGGGTGGAGGCTCGTTTAATCAACCATTACAAAATGCAG GCTTTGGCAGTTTTGAaaacaaagaggctggctgggGAGGAACCCCCAGAGATGCTGGTTACAACAGCTTTGGAGGACGTACTGATAGAACCAAGACGGCCTTCTTCAATGACAGGGGAGCTGGGTCACGGGGAAG ATATGAGCGTGGCGGCTTTGCTGGTGGAGGAAACAGCCGCTGGGTGGAAGAGTCCAGAGATGAAGACTGGTCTAAGCCCACAGCTCCCAATGAGCGCCTGGAACG TGAGCTTTTCGCTGGAAGCAACACTGGGATCAATTTTGAGAAATACGACGATATTCCTGTAGAGGCTACTGGATCCAACTCTCCACCCCACATTGAAAGT TTTCATGATGTGGAAATGGGGGAGATTATCATGGGTAACATCGCCCTGAGTCGCTACACTCGTCCCACTCCAGTCCAGAAGCATGCTATCCCCATCATCAAGTCCAAGAGAGACCTGATGGCCTGTGCCCAGACTG GCTCTGGTAAGACGGCTGCCTTCTTGCTGCCTGTGTTGAGTCAGATCTACACAGAGGGGCCAGGAGATGCTCTGCAGGCCGTCAAAAACAGCGGACAG GAGAATGGAAGGTATGGGCGTCGTAAGCAGTACCCAATCTCTCTTGTGCTGGCTCCCACCAGAGAGCTGGCCTTGCAGATCTATGATGAGGCCAGGAAG TTTGCCTATCGCTCACGAGTGCGTCCCTGCGTGGTGTATGGCGGTGCTGATATTGGCCAGCAGATCAGGGAATTGGAGAGGGGCTGTCACCTGCTGGTGGCCACACCTGGACGTCTAGTTGATATGATGGAGAGGGGCAAGATCGGTCTGGACTATTGCAA CTACTTGGTCCTGGATGAAGCTGACCGCATGTTGGACATGGGTTTTGAGCCACAGATAAGACGCATTGTGGAACAAGATACAATGCCACCCAAAGGCATCCGCCAGACCATGATGTTCAGTGCAACCTTCCCCAAAGAGATCCAG ATCCTGGCCCGTGACTTCCTGGAGGACTACATTTTCCTGGCAGTTGGGCGTGTTGGTTCCACTTCAGAAAACATCACCCAGAAAGTTGTTTGGGTGGAGGAGAATGACAAAAGGTCATTCCTTCTTGATCTGCTCAATGCCACAG GTAAAGACTCCTTGACTCTGGTGTTTGTGGAAACAAAGAAGGGAGCAGATGCTCTGGAAGACTTCCTTTACCGCGAAGGGTACGCCTGCACCAGCATTCACGGAGAccgctcacagagagacagagaggaagctcTGCATCAGTTCCGGTCTGGGCGCTGTCCCATATTGGTAGCTACTGCT GTGGCTGCTAGAGGTCTGGACATCTGCAATGTGAAGCATGTTATTAACTTTGACCTGCCCAGTGATATTGAAGAATACGTTCACCGTATTGGCCGTACGGGACGTGTGGGCAACCTTG gTCTGGCCACGTCGTTCTTTAAcgacaaaaacagcaacataacCAAAGATTTGCTGGACATTCTGGTCGAAGCCAAGCAGGAGGTTCCCTCCTGGCTTGAAAGCCTAGCCTATGAGCACCAGCACAAGAGCAGCAGCCGTGGACGCTCTAAGAG GTTCTCTGGTGGTTTCGGGGCCAGAGACTACCGTCAGACGCCTGGTGCTGGCAACTTCAGTAGCAACCGTCCAGGGCGCAATCCTGGAGGCCATGGAGGAAACCGTGGTTTTGGTGGAG GTGGCTTTGGTGGCAACTTCTACAGCAATGATGGCTACGGAGGAAACTACAGCCACTCCGGTAGTGTGGACTGGTGGGGAAACTAG
- the ddx3xa gene encoding DEAD-box helicase 3 X-linked a isoform X5, with the protein MSHVAVDNPHGLDQQLAALDLNSVDGQGGGTGRRYIPPHLRNKDAPKNAGNAYSAGRQCGYSVAPVNFFSSKECPQPWQAECQQRHRNNFTSGWDDCYPRLASQELAFYHTYSGGWRDRCDSPGWDGGRSNGFVNGYHDTRTNGGFGGRGAPRNDRGGRGAYRGNRGGGSFNQPLQNAGFGSFENKEAGWGGTPRDAGYNSFGGRTDRTKTAFFNDRGAGSRGRYERGGFAGGGNSRWVEESRDEDWSKPTAPNERLERELFAGSNTGINFEKYDDIPVEATGSNSPPHIESFHDVEMGEIIMGNIALSRYTRPTPVQKHAIPIIKSKRDLMACAQTGSGKTAAFLLPVLSQIYTEGPGDALQAVKNSGQENGRYGRRKQYPISLVLAPTRELALQIYDEARKFAYRSRVRPCVVYGGADIGQQIRELERGCHLLVATPGRLVDMMERGKIGLDYCNYLVLDEADRMLDMGFEPQIRRIVEQDTMPPKGIRQTMMFSATFPKEIQILARDFLEDYIFLAVGRVGSTSENITQKVVWVEENDKRSFLLDLLNATVIPSEVQENVTEAPEKPGKDSLTLVFVETKKGADALEDFLYREGYACTSIHGDRSQRDREEALHQFRSGRCPILVATAVAARGLDICNVKHVINFDLPSDIEEYVHRIGRTGRVGNLGLATSFFNDKNSNITKDLLDILVEAKQEVPSWLESLAYEHQHKSSSRGRSKRFSGGFGARDYRQTPGAGNFSSNRPGRNPGGHGGNRGFGGGGFGGNFYSNDGYGGNYSHSGSVDWWGN; encoded by the exons ATGAGTCATGTGGCCGTTGATAATCCACACGGTCTAGATCAGCAG cTTGCTGCCCTAGACTTGAACTCTGTTGACGGACAAGGCGGAGGAACTGGCA GACGTTACATTCCACCTCACCTGAGGAACAAAGATGCTCCCAAAAATG CAGGAAATGCTTATTCCGCTGGTAGACAGTGCGGTTATTCAGTGGCACCAGTAAATTTCT TTTCTTCTAAGGAGTGTCCACAACCATGGCAGGCAGAGTGtcagcaaagacacagaaatAACTTTACTTCAGGATGGGATGACT GTTACCCAAGACTGGCCTCTCAAGAGCTTGCCTTTTACCATACCTACAGTGGGGGTTGGCGAGACAGATGTG ACTCACCTGGATGGGATGGTGGACGCAGCAATGGCTTTGTGAATGGTTACCATGACACCCGCACAAATGGGGGCTTTGGAGGGCGAGGAGCCCCTCGCAATGATAGAGGTGGGCGTGGCGCCTACCGTGGTAACAGGGGTGGAGGCTCGTTTAATCAACCATTACAAAATGCAG GCTTTGGCAGTTTTGAaaacaaagaggctggctgggGAGGAACCCCCAGAGATGCTGGTTACAACAGCTTTGGAGGACGTACTGATAGAACCAAGACGGCCTTCTTCAATGACAGGGGAGCTGGGTCACGGGGAAG ATATGAGCGTGGCGGCTTTGCTGGTGGAGGAAACAGCCGCTGGGTGGAAGAGTCCAGAGATGAAGACTGGTCTAAGCCCACAGCTCCCAATGAGCGCCTGGAACG TGAGCTTTTCGCTGGAAGCAACACTGGGATCAATTTTGAGAAATACGACGATATTCCTGTAGAGGCTACTGGATCCAACTCTCCACCCCACATTGAAAGT TTTCATGATGTGGAAATGGGGGAGATTATCATGGGTAACATCGCCCTGAGTCGCTACACTCGTCCCACTCCAGTCCAGAAGCATGCTATCCCCATCATCAAGTCCAAGAGAGACCTGATGGCCTGTGCCCAGACTG GCTCTGGTAAGACGGCTGCCTTCTTGCTGCCTGTGTTGAGTCAGATCTACACAGAGGGGCCAGGAGATGCTCTGCAGGCCGTCAAAAACAGCGGACAG GAGAATGGAAGGTATGGGCGTCGTAAGCAGTACCCAATCTCTCTTGTGCTGGCTCCCACCAGAGAGCTGGCCTTGCAGATCTATGATGAGGCCAGGAAG TTTGCCTATCGCTCACGAGTGCGTCCCTGCGTGGTGTATGGCGGTGCTGATATTGGCCAGCAGATCAGGGAATTGGAGAGGGGCTGTCACCTGCTGGTGGCCACACCTGGACGTCTAGTTGATATGATGGAGAGGGGCAAGATCGGTCTGGACTATTGCAA CTACTTGGTCCTGGATGAAGCTGACCGCATGTTGGACATGGGTTTTGAGCCACAGATAAGACGCATTGTGGAACAAGATACAATGCCACCCAAAGGCATCCGCCAGACCATGATGTTCAGTGCAACCTTCCCCAAAGAGATCCAG ATCCTGGCCCGTGACTTCCTGGAGGACTACATTTTCCTGGCAGTTGGGCGTGTTGGTTCCACTTCAGAAAACATCACCCAGAAAGTTGTTTGGGTGGAGGAGAATGACAAAAGGTCATTCCTTCTTGATCTGCTCAATGCCACAG TTATTCCCAGTGAGGTTCAGGAAAATGTGACAGAGGCCCCAGAGAAACCGG GTAAAGACTCCTTGACTCTGGTGTTTGTGGAAACAAAGAAGGGAGCAGATGCTCTGGAAGACTTCCTTTACCGCGAAGGGTACGCCTGCACCAGCATTCACGGAGAccgctcacagagagacagagaggaagctcTGCATCAGTTCCGGTCTGGGCGCTGTCCCATATTGGTAGCTACTGCT GTGGCTGCTAGAGGTCTGGACATCTGCAATGTGAAGCATGTTATTAACTTTGACCTGCCCAGTGATATTGAAGAATACGTTCACCGTATTGGCCGTACGGGACGTGTGGGCAACCTTG gTCTGGCCACGTCGTTCTTTAAcgacaaaaacagcaacataacCAAAGATTTGCTGGACATTCTGGTCGAAGCCAAGCAGGAGGTTCCCTCCTGGCTTGAAAGCCTAGCCTATGAGCACCAGCACAAGAGCAGCAGCCGTGGACGCTCTAAGAG GTTCTCTGGTGGTTTCGGGGCCAGAGACTACCGTCAGACGCCTGGTGCTGGCAACTTCAGTAGCAACCGTCCAGGGCGCAATCCTGGAGGCCATGGAGGAAACCGTGGTTTTGGTGGAG GTGGCTTTGGTGGCAACTTCTACAGCAATGATGGCTACGGAGGAAACTACAGCCACTCCGGTAGTGTGGACTGGTGGGGAAACTAG
- the ddx3xa gene encoding DEAD-box helicase 3 X-linked a isoform X8, translating to MSHVAVDNPHGLDQQLAALDLNSVDGQGGGTGRRYIPPHLRNKDAPKNAGNAYSAGRQCGYSVAPVNFYSPGWDGGRSNGFVNGYHDTRTNGGFGGRGAPRNDRGGRGAYRGNRGGGSFNQPLQNAGFGSFENKEAGWGGTPRDAGYNSFGGRTDRTKTAFFNDRGAGSRGRYERGGFAGGGNSRWVEESRDEDWSKPTAPNERLERELFAGSNTGINFEKYDDIPVEATGSNSPPHIESFHDVEMGEIIMGNIALSRYTRPTPVQKHAIPIIKSKRDLMACAQTGSGKTAAFLLPVLSQIYTEGPGDALQAVKNSGQENGRYGRRKQYPISLVLAPTRELALQIYDEARKFAYRSRVRPCVVYGGADIGQQIRELERGCHLLVATPGRLVDMMERGKIGLDYCNYLVLDEADRMLDMGFEPQIRRIVEQDTMPPKGIRQTMMFSATFPKEIQILARDFLEDYIFLAVGRVGSTSENITQKVVWVEENDKRSFLLDLLNATVIPSEVQENVTEAPEKPGKDSLTLVFVETKKGADALEDFLYREGYACTSIHGDRSQRDREEALHQFRSGRCPILVATAVAARGLDICNVKHVINFDLPSDIEEYVHRIGRTGRVGNLGLATSFFNDKNSNITKDLLDILVEAKQEVPSWLESLAYEHQHKSSSRGRSKRFSGGFGARDYRQTPGAGNFSSNRPGRNPGGHGGNRGFGGGGFGGNFYSNDGYGGNYSHSGSVDWWGN from the exons ATGAGTCATGTGGCCGTTGATAATCCACACGGTCTAGATCAGCAG cTTGCTGCCCTAGACTTGAACTCTGTTGACGGACAAGGCGGAGGAACTGGCA GACGTTACATTCCACCTCACCTGAGGAACAAAGATGCTCCCAAAAATG CAGGAAATGCTTATTCCGCTGGTAGACAGTGCGGTTATTCAGTGGCACCAGTAAATTTCT ACTCACCTGGATGGGATGGTGGACGCAGCAATGGCTTTGTGAATGGTTACCATGACACCCGCACAAATGGGGGCTTTGGAGGGCGAGGAGCCCCTCGCAATGATAGAGGTGGGCGTGGCGCCTACCGTGGTAACAGGGGTGGAGGCTCGTTTAATCAACCATTACAAAATGCAG GCTTTGGCAGTTTTGAaaacaaagaggctggctgggGAGGAACCCCCAGAGATGCTGGTTACAACAGCTTTGGAGGACGTACTGATAGAACCAAGACGGCCTTCTTCAATGACAGGGGAGCTGGGTCACGGGGAAG ATATGAGCGTGGCGGCTTTGCTGGTGGAGGAAACAGCCGCTGGGTGGAAGAGTCCAGAGATGAAGACTGGTCTAAGCCCACAGCTCCCAATGAGCGCCTGGAACG TGAGCTTTTCGCTGGAAGCAACACTGGGATCAATTTTGAGAAATACGACGATATTCCTGTAGAGGCTACTGGATCCAACTCTCCACCCCACATTGAAAGT TTTCATGATGTGGAAATGGGGGAGATTATCATGGGTAACATCGCCCTGAGTCGCTACACTCGTCCCACTCCAGTCCAGAAGCATGCTATCCCCATCATCAAGTCCAAGAGAGACCTGATGGCCTGTGCCCAGACTG GCTCTGGTAAGACGGCTGCCTTCTTGCTGCCTGTGTTGAGTCAGATCTACACAGAGGGGCCAGGAGATGCTCTGCAGGCCGTCAAAAACAGCGGACAG GAGAATGGAAGGTATGGGCGTCGTAAGCAGTACCCAATCTCTCTTGTGCTGGCTCCCACCAGAGAGCTGGCCTTGCAGATCTATGATGAGGCCAGGAAG TTTGCCTATCGCTCACGAGTGCGTCCCTGCGTGGTGTATGGCGGTGCTGATATTGGCCAGCAGATCAGGGAATTGGAGAGGGGCTGTCACCTGCTGGTGGCCACACCTGGACGTCTAGTTGATATGATGGAGAGGGGCAAGATCGGTCTGGACTATTGCAA CTACTTGGTCCTGGATGAAGCTGACCGCATGTTGGACATGGGTTTTGAGCCACAGATAAGACGCATTGTGGAACAAGATACAATGCCACCCAAAGGCATCCGCCAGACCATGATGTTCAGTGCAACCTTCCCCAAAGAGATCCAG ATCCTGGCCCGTGACTTCCTGGAGGACTACATTTTCCTGGCAGTTGGGCGTGTTGGTTCCACTTCAGAAAACATCACCCAGAAAGTTGTTTGGGTGGAGGAGAATGACAAAAGGTCATTCCTTCTTGATCTGCTCAATGCCACAG TTATTCCCAGTGAGGTTCAGGAAAATGTGACAGAGGCCCCAGAGAAACCGG GTAAAGACTCCTTGACTCTGGTGTTTGTGGAAACAAAGAAGGGAGCAGATGCTCTGGAAGACTTCCTTTACCGCGAAGGGTACGCCTGCACCAGCATTCACGGAGAccgctcacagagagacagagaggaagctcTGCATCAGTTCCGGTCTGGGCGCTGTCCCATATTGGTAGCTACTGCT GTGGCTGCTAGAGGTCTGGACATCTGCAATGTGAAGCATGTTATTAACTTTGACCTGCCCAGTGATATTGAAGAATACGTTCACCGTATTGGCCGTACGGGACGTGTGGGCAACCTTG gTCTGGCCACGTCGTTCTTTAAcgacaaaaacagcaacataacCAAAGATTTGCTGGACATTCTGGTCGAAGCCAAGCAGGAGGTTCCCTCCTGGCTTGAAAGCCTAGCCTATGAGCACCAGCACAAGAGCAGCAGCCGTGGACGCTCTAAGAG GTTCTCTGGTGGTTTCGGGGCCAGAGACTACCGTCAGACGCCTGGTGCTGGCAACTTCAGTAGCAACCGTCCAGGGCGCAATCCTGGAGGCCATGGAGGAAACCGTGGTTTTGGTGGAG GTGGCTTTGGTGGCAACTTCTACAGCAATGATGGCTACGGAGGAAACTACAGCCACTCCGGTAGTGTGGACTGGTGGGGAAACTAG
- the ddx3xa gene encoding DEAD-box helicase 3 X-linked a isoform X10, whose amino-acid sequence MSHVAVDNPHGLDQQLAALDLNSVDGQGGGTGRRYIPPHLRNKDAPKNDSPGWDGGRSNGFVNGYHDTRTNGGFGGRGAPRNDRGGRGAYRGNRGGGSFNQPLQNAGFGSFENKEAGWGGTPRDAGYNSFGGRTDRTKTAFFNDRGAGSRGRYERGGFAGGGNSRWVEESRDEDWSKPTAPNERLERELFAGSNTGINFEKYDDIPVEATGSNSPPHIESFHDVEMGEIIMGNIALSRYTRPTPVQKHAIPIIKSKRDLMACAQTGSGKTAAFLLPVLSQIYTEGPGDALQAVKNSGQENGRYGRRKQYPISLVLAPTRELALQIYDEARKFAYRSRVRPCVVYGGADIGQQIRELERGCHLLVATPGRLVDMMERGKIGLDYCNYLVLDEADRMLDMGFEPQIRRIVEQDTMPPKGIRQTMMFSATFPKEIQILARDFLEDYIFLAVGRVGSTSENITQKVVWVEENDKRSFLLDLLNATVIPSEVQENVTEAPEKPGKDSLTLVFVETKKGADALEDFLYREGYACTSIHGDRSQRDREEALHQFRSGRCPILVATAVAARGLDICNVKHVINFDLPSDIEEYVHRIGRTGRVGNLGLATSFFNDKNSNITKDLLDILVEAKQEVPSWLESLAYEHQHKSSSRGRSKRFSGGFGARDYRQTPGAGNFSSNRPGRNPGGHGGNRGFGGGGFGGNFYSNDGYGGNYSHSGSVDWWGN is encoded by the exons ATGAGTCATGTGGCCGTTGATAATCCACACGGTCTAGATCAGCAG cTTGCTGCCCTAGACTTGAACTCTGTTGACGGACAAGGCGGAGGAACTGGCA GACGTTACATTCCACCTCACCTGAGGAACAAAGATGCTCCCAAAAATG ACTCACCTGGATGGGATGGTGGACGCAGCAATGGCTTTGTGAATGGTTACCATGACACCCGCACAAATGGGGGCTTTGGAGGGCGAGGAGCCCCTCGCAATGATAGAGGTGGGCGTGGCGCCTACCGTGGTAACAGGGGTGGAGGCTCGTTTAATCAACCATTACAAAATGCAG GCTTTGGCAGTTTTGAaaacaaagaggctggctgggGAGGAACCCCCAGAGATGCTGGTTACAACAGCTTTGGAGGACGTACTGATAGAACCAAGACGGCCTTCTTCAATGACAGGGGAGCTGGGTCACGGGGAAG ATATGAGCGTGGCGGCTTTGCTGGTGGAGGAAACAGCCGCTGGGTGGAAGAGTCCAGAGATGAAGACTGGTCTAAGCCCACAGCTCCCAATGAGCGCCTGGAACG TGAGCTTTTCGCTGGAAGCAACACTGGGATCAATTTTGAGAAATACGACGATATTCCTGTAGAGGCTACTGGATCCAACTCTCCACCCCACATTGAAAGT TTTCATGATGTGGAAATGGGGGAGATTATCATGGGTAACATCGCCCTGAGTCGCTACACTCGTCCCACTCCAGTCCAGAAGCATGCTATCCCCATCATCAAGTCCAAGAGAGACCTGATGGCCTGTGCCCAGACTG GCTCTGGTAAGACGGCTGCCTTCTTGCTGCCTGTGTTGAGTCAGATCTACACAGAGGGGCCAGGAGATGCTCTGCAGGCCGTCAAAAACAGCGGACAG GAGAATGGAAGGTATGGGCGTCGTAAGCAGTACCCAATCTCTCTTGTGCTGGCTCCCACCAGAGAGCTGGCCTTGCAGATCTATGATGAGGCCAGGAAG TTTGCCTATCGCTCACGAGTGCGTCCCTGCGTGGTGTATGGCGGTGCTGATATTGGCCAGCAGATCAGGGAATTGGAGAGGGGCTGTCACCTGCTGGTGGCCACACCTGGACGTCTAGTTGATATGATGGAGAGGGGCAAGATCGGTCTGGACTATTGCAA CTACTTGGTCCTGGATGAAGCTGACCGCATGTTGGACATGGGTTTTGAGCCACAGATAAGACGCATTGTGGAACAAGATACAATGCCACCCAAAGGCATCCGCCAGACCATGATGTTCAGTGCAACCTTCCCCAAAGAGATCCAG ATCCTGGCCCGTGACTTCCTGGAGGACTACATTTTCCTGGCAGTTGGGCGTGTTGGTTCCACTTCAGAAAACATCACCCAGAAAGTTGTTTGGGTGGAGGAGAATGACAAAAGGTCATTCCTTCTTGATCTGCTCAATGCCACAG TTATTCCCAGTGAGGTTCAGGAAAATGTGACAGAGGCCCCAGAGAAACCGG GTAAAGACTCCTTGACTCTGGTGTTTGTGGAAACAAAGAAGGGAGCAGATGCTCTGGAAGACTTCCTTTACCGCGAAGGGTACGCCTGCACCAGCATTCACGGAGAccgctcacagagagacagagaggaagctcTGCATCAGTTCCGGTCTGGGCGCTGTCCCATATTGGTAGCTACTGCT GTGGCTGCTAGAGGTCTGGACATCTGCAATGTGAAGCATGTTATTAACTTTGACCTGCCCAGTGATATTGAAGAATACGTTCACCGTATTGGCCGTACGGGACGTGTGGGCAACCTTG gTCTGGCCACGTCGTTCTTTAAcgacaaaaacagcaacataacCAAAGATTTGCTGGACATTCTGGTCGAAGCCAAGCAGGAGGTTCCCTCCTGGCTTGAAAGCCTAGCCTATGAGCACCAGCACAAGAGCAGCAGCCGTGGACGCTCTAAGAG GTTCTCTGGTGGTTTCGGGGCCAGAGACTACCGTCAGACGCCTGGTGCTGGCAACTTCAGTAGCAACCGTCCAGGGCGCAATCCTGGAGGCCATGGAGGAAACCGTGGTTTTGGTGGAG GTGGCTTTGGTGGCAACTTCTACAGCAATGATGGCTACGGAGGAAACTACAGCCACTCCGGTAGTGTGGACTGGTGGGGAAACTAG